CTGAAAACAAGGCCAACCTTCACAACCGCTCTTTTCCGCTCCCGAAATGCTGCGATCGGATTGGTGATTGTGGGAATATTTCTTTTCTGCGCGGCTTTTGCTTCCATCATCACCTCACATGACCCGTACGAGATAAATCTCACCTTGAAAGAAATGGCCCCCTCTTTCCATCACCCGTTCGGAACAGACAGCCTGGGACGTGATGTCTATGCCCGCGTGATGTTCGGAACGCGCATCTCGCTCAAAGTCGGGGTCATCGCCATGAGCATCTCCCTTCTTATCGGGACGATCTTCGGCGCCCTGGCAGGATATTTCGGCGGAAAGCTCGATACCCTGATCATGCGCGTCACCGATATTTTCCTGGCTCTGCCGGCGGCAATTCTTGCCCTGGCGGTTATGGCCATTTTCGAGAATCCCTCGATCAACAAAATATTTTTTGTCCTGGGATTTATCGGGTGGACTACCATCGCCCGTCTCGTGCGCTCACGGGTCATGGAGATAAAGAACGAGGAATATGTTCTTGCTTCGGTGGCGCTTGGATTCGGCTGGATGCGGACCCTGTTCCGTCATGTGCTCCCCAATTCCATGGCGCCGATCATTGTGGCGGCAACCATCGGAATCGCCGGAAACATTCTCACCGAGGCCTGGCTTTCATTCCTCGGCCTGGGGGCGGAACCGCATATCCCCTCCTGGGGAAGAATGATAACCGAGGGGCAGTCCTATCTCGCTCTCGCTTCCAAACCCTGGATTTATGTTGCGCCGGGAGTCGCCCTGTTTTTGACCGTGATCGGATTCAATCTGCTGGGCGACGGTCTCAGGGATGTGCTCGACCCGACGCTGAAAGAATGAAAGAATATCTCGAAAATTACGTAAAAAAAGTCTGAACCATGATTCATGGGATGAAAGGATTACCATGATGTATGAATCAAAAAAATCAAGTTATGCATGATGACATAAATAATTACGCATGTTTTAAATGTTTAGATCCTGAAACGAGTTCAGGATGACACGTGTCATGCCGAACTTGTTTCGGCATCTAATTAAAAGAGAAACACAATGAAATATGCCGTCATTTATAATCCCATAATCATGTAAATCAAGGTTCAGACAGTCTTTTCATCATCTTTTATCAAAAGCATCACACGCATCAGTGGTTCAGACAATCTTTGAAAGAAACCATGCTCACATCAGAGAAAAACATTTCAATAGCGCCCTTTACCCACTATAAAATCGGCGGAGTCGCCAGGGAAGTTTATTTCCCTTCCGATATTGAAGAATTGTACATGGTTCTCTCAAGTCTTTATAGGAATAAAACACCCTACTATATTTTCGGCGGCGGCTCCAATGTGCTTGTGGGCGACGGTTTTTGGGAAGGTGCAGTAGTTATGACCGCGCGGATGAATGGCTGGGAGGCTTTGCCTGACCGTTTCGTCTGCGGCGCAGGGCTGCCCTCTTCACAGGCGGCGGAGATTGCTCTTGAGCATTCCCGTACCGGTCTGGAATTTCTGTATCTCCTTCCCGGCTCGATCGGCGGCGCACTGGCCGGAAACGCCCGGTATGACTATCGAAGCATGTCAGATGCAATCATTTCCCTGAAAGCTGTGCACCCGGAACAGGGCGTACGGGAATTTTCGAAGGAAGAAATTGATTTCTCCTACAAGCGTACCAGCATCACCCGTGAGGGATGGATTATCGGATCTCTTACCCTCGGCTGGAGCGAAGACGATCCGCGAGAAATCCTCCGCTGCATGGAGGAGATTCGGAATTCCCGCACCATAGGGCGGCATTTTGATTATCCTTCCTGCGGCTGTGTGTTCAAGAATGATTATGCCCGGAATGTGCAGGCGGGACGACTCATCGATTCGCTGGGATTGAAAGGATTGACCGTGGGCGGGGCGAAAGTGGCCGATTTCCACGCCAATTTCATCATCAACACCGGGAAAGCAACCGCTCGTGATGTGCTCACCCTTATCGAGCAGATTGAACAGATCGTTTTCGAACGCACCGGAATTGTCCTGGAGCGGGAAGTCCGGTTGGCAGGAACGTTTTGAATATCATCTTTTATCATGTCATACGCATCAGTGGTTCAGACAATCTTTACGAATTGCTGTTCAAATTGAACTTGTTGCAGGGAGCATGTCATGGCAAAAACCATTTCCATTCTGTCTGTCCTTTTCACCATATGCTTTGGTATTGCCGCCGCAGGGACCATTTCCCCCCAGGAGGAAAAACAGTGGCTGCGGTATCTCATCCCGCTGCCCCATGAAATCTCCATCAGGCACGCGGTCACCCTAAACCCGGCAGACGTCCGTATCACTCTGCGGAAAAATGCCGGGGAGATAGAAAAGAACGCCGCCCGTGAGTTGGAAGAACTGTTCAAGACCAAATCCGGGAAAATGCCCGCCGGGAAATCGTTCGAGATACGGCTCGGCGTCCGCGATTCCGGGGTGGGCAGCCGCCTGCTCGAAAGGCTGGGGAAAGTCTCCCATCCGGACCAGGGATACATCATCCAGCCGGTGGGAACGAACCGTCTTATCCTTACCGGGCTCCATGAAAAGGGAGTATACTATGCCGCCCGTACCCTGTATCAACTCCTTGAACCGAAGATAACTCCGGACGCTGTTTCAGTTCCGCTGGCATCCGTTTTCGACTGGCCGGATATGGATGAGCGGGGAGTATGGAATTTTCCGAGTCCCAGTGAGTGGATCCCCTGGATGACCTCGTACAAGATGAACTGGGGAAACATGTATATACAGCCCAGCCAGATTAAACGCAGCGAGAAAAATGTCGCAATCATCGATACCACACTGCTCCGTGAAGGACGCATCCGGGCTTTCAACTATCTCCCTGAGATTCTCCATCTGAATTTCCTGGCGCCGTTCGGGCTTTTCCGTGCTTATCCCGAGCTTGCCGGCGTAGGCGACGGCGCTCTGGCGGGAAGATATTTCGCTCACAAAGAAGGCGACCAGCATCGCGCTCCCTGCGCCTCCAATCCTCTCCTGACCGGGATTATCACCGAGTGGCTGACCGACATAGCCCGTCAGGGCGGGAATGAAGTGACCTGCTGGCTGACCGAGCGCCCGGCTCAGTGCGGGTGCGCAACATGCACTTCTGAGGGCCAGTTTGTTTGGGAGGCGCGGGCGTATGTCAATGCCTGGCGAGAGGCAAGGAAAACCTGGCCGAACCTTCGCATCCGGCTGTTCATCTCGACCACGACAGACCAGCGGTATCACAAGGTACTGGCCGAAGCGCCGCCCGAAGTGCGGATAGAGCGCTGCTGCGCCACCACCATGGAGCGGGTGGAGCATGAACCGCGCGACCTTTTCGCCGATCCGCTTTTCGACCGCTACGCCGCCGAGGGAAGGTGGGTCGCTACCTATGATGTGCCCCTGATCGCCAACGGGAAGGTGGATACTCCCGAGTTCAAAGTTCCCCAGAGCTCTGCGCACCGTATCCGTGATTATGTCCGTCAGCTTATTGACCGCAGGTGGAGCGCCGCCTATGGCATGATGGCCTGGGGCAACGCGGCGGTGCGGCAGTTGGTCGACCCCGCCGGGTCCCGCCAGGACAACGTGAAAGATATGGCCCGCATCATCTGCGGATTCGACATCATAGCGCTTTCGGAATGGTCATGGAATGTGAACGGGCGGAGCGAACAGGAATTCGCCGTCGCCTGGGCAACCCGTGAAGGGTATGAGAACCCGGAAGCGGTGGGGGAGTGGTCGGAGCTTATGGGGCCGGTGGAATTCGATGTGTACGATTCGGATTTCCCGGTTTGCTACTCCTGGGGCAAGGCTGCTTCCATGGTCAGGGATAAAGTGCGGCCGATGCTGGGAGAGGGGATGTTCCGGTACTATCGGGATACGCAGGATTTTGACCGTAAAATCGACGCCTGCGGAAAAGCGCTCACAATCGCCGGCGGATTCAGAAACCCTTACCTTGCGAACGAAACGCGGGTGATAGTATCCTATATCAAACTTGCCAAAACCATTTACCTGGTGGCGGAACAGGTTTCCACGGATGATCTTCACGCGCCGGGAAATCAGATCACCCTCCGTGAATCGTTGAAAAACCTGAACCTTGCCGGGAAAGAGAATGTGGAGGCCATCAGGAACTGGCGCGGGGCGCTCGGCCCCGAGCCTTGGTCCTACCGTGTGTATGACGCGATAAAAGGGACTGAAACTACGGTGAAGGATATCACCGGTTTTGTAAGTTACAGGTATCTTTACTGAAAAATAAAGCTATGAAGTTACGATATCACGACGTGAAAGCGCAATGAGATCCTGAAACGAGTTCAGGATGACGCGTGTCATGCCGAACTTGTTGCCGTTTCGCGGGAACGATGAAACCGTTGCCGCATCTATCTTATAAAGCAGCGACAAAGTGGCAAAGTTACAAAGTATTGTTCTTACTCTGCCCCTTTGTCTCTTTGTCACTTCTTTATAGGGTTATCCTGCTGATTTCCATGTTGGCAGGGTTGCACGTCCCCAAACCGTAACGAGTTTCAGCGAGACGGACGTAGGAAGGAATCTCTAACGGTTTGATGTTTTCCGCCCGGCGTTTTTCATTGATGGTATCCAGCGCCACATACTCCGCCGCCACCTGGTCGCGGCTCATGATGATTCCTCCCCAGTACCAGGGATCCCTGTCGCTGTAAGTCCCACGAAGACCATCGCAAAGCGCCAGAACCGTTTTATTCTTGATGCCCGGCTGGGCGCAGACCTGGGAGACGAATTCCATGAAGCCGTGACATCGGGACATCTCCATGGGCGAGATCGAGCCGATGTGATTCTTGAGAAAAAGGCTTCCGGCGAAACCTCCGAACACTTTCATCGAAGGGACATTGATAACTTTGGTGCACTTGTCGGTGAGAATACGGGTCAACCCCTCTCGGTCATGGAAACCGCCGCCGTCTTCGGTGCCGTAGCAGCGCACTCCCGATCCGTTTTGGTTCATCCGGAATCCCGCCCGGGACAGCTCCGAGGTATACCGCTCATAAATGATAATGTTGCTCGGCGCCACTATTCCGGTCAGCGTATCGCAGAGTGCATACACCAGCTCCGAATGCACAAACAGGGGGAATTGCGCCCCATTGCAGTTCGGTTTTATCCCCACTACATCGTTTTTGGTGACACCGAGAGCAGCCCATGCTTCGGTAGTATTCATCTTGCCGGTCAGGGTGAGAAGCGCTTTTTCCAGCATGAGCGCCGCCTGTTTACGGTCGCAGACATTCCGATCAGATATCGCTTTGGGATTACGCACCACAGCGACTTTCGTTTTCTCCGGGGC
The DNA window shown above is from Candidatus Latescibacter sp. and carries:
- a CDS encoding ABC transporter permease, whose product is MPDKLKTRPTFTTALFRSRNAAIGLVIVGIFLFCAAFASIITSHDPYEINLTLKEMAPSFHHPFGTDSLGRDVYARVMFGTRISLKVGVIAMSISLLIGTIFGALAGYFGGKLDTLIMRVTDIFLALPAAILALAVMAIFENPSINKIFFVLGFIGWTTIARLVRSRVMEIKNEEYVLASVALGFGWMRTLFRHVLPNSMAPIIVAATIGIAGNILTEAWLSFLGLGAEPHIPSWGRMITEGQSYLALASKPWIYVAPGVALFLTVIGFNLLGDGLRDVLDPTLKE
- the murB gene encoding UDP-N-acetylmuramate dehydrogenase, producing MLTSEKNISIAPFTHYKIGGVAREVYFPSDIEELYMVLSSLYRNKTPYYIFGGGSNVLVGDGFWEGAVVMTARMNGWEALPDRFVCGAGLPSSQAAEIALEHSRTGLEFLYLLPGSIGGALAGNARYDYRSMSDAIISLKAVHPEQGVREFSKEEIDFSYKRTSITREGWIIGSLTLGWSEDDPREILRCMEEIRNSRTIGRHFDYPSCGCVFKNDYARNVQAGRLIDSLGLKGLTVGGAKVADFHANFIINTGKATARDVLTLIEQIEQIVFERTGIVLEREVRLAGTF
- a CDS encoding DUF362 domain-containing protein, with translation MAYSPKNRRKFLKQTSSGIIGIGIAAGALALPEEAFGAPEKTKVAVVRNPKAISDRNVCDRKQAALMLEKALLTLTGKMNTTEAWAALGVTKNDVVGIKPNCNGAQFPLFVHSELVYALCDTLTGIVAPSNIIIYERYTSELSRAGFRMNQNGSGVRCYGTEDGGGFHDREGLTRILTDKCTKVINVPSMKVFGGFAGSLFLKNHIGSISPMEMSRCHGFMEFVSQVCAQPGIKNKTVLALCDGLRGTYSDRDPWYWGGIIMSRDQVAAEYVALDTINEKRRAENIKPLEIPSYVRLAETRYGLGTCNPANMEISRITL
- a CDS encoding glycoside hydrolase family 20 zincin-like fold domain-containing protein; the protein is MAKTISILSVLFTICFGIAAAGTISPQEEKQWLRYLIPLPHEISIRHAVTLNPADVRITLRKNAGEIEKNAARELEELFKTKSGKMPAGKSFEIRLGVRDSGVGSRLLERLGKVSHPDQGYIIQPVGTNRLILTGLHEKGVYYAARTLYQLLEPKITPDAVSVPLASVFDWPDMDERGVWNFPSPSEWIPWMTSYKMNWGNMYIQPSQIKRSEKNVAIIDTTLLREGRIRAFNYLPEILHLNFLAPFGLFRAYPELAGVGDGALAGRYFAHKEGDQHRAPCASNPLLTGIITEWLTDIARQGGNEVTCWLTERPAQCGCATCTSEGQFVWEARAYVNAWREARKTWPNLRIRLFISTTTDQRYHKVLAEAPPEVRIERCCATTMERVEHEPRDLFADPLFDRYAAEGRWVATYDVPLIANGKVDTPEFKVPQSSAHRIRDYVRQLIDRRWSAAYGMMAWGNAAVRQLVDPAGSRQDNVKDMARIICGFDIIALSEWSWNVNGRSEQEFAVAWATREGYENPEAVGEWSELMGPVEFDVYDSDFPVCYSWGKAASMVRDKVRPMLGEGMFRYYRDTQDFDRKIDACGKALTIAGGFRNPYLANETRVIVSYIKLAKTIYLVAEQVSTDDLHAPGNQITLRESLKNLNLAGKENVEAIRNWRGALGPEPWSYRVYDAIKGTETTVKDITGFVSYRYLY